The proteins below come from a single uncultured Campylobacter sp. genomic window:
- a CDS encoding prepilin-type N-terminal cleavage/methylation domain-containing protein codes for MKKAFTLLEIVIVIVIVGILAYFGAELTVKIYNGYFHSRTINYLTTQTDLTLEIIAKRLENRIHQSVISRTSGTEFTHISFRPTSHTIANKDNILEWISYSYESFQNGGWSGFIDIDGPNTNKTARTISTPGSNLCCKTDTGELYNSAKYTMADLTDTNGKKIDFSSNYTVGMIFRSNEVTGNIKNSFGFDHSTFAANSVVKVKAKSDGSPVLEVDSADIGKVNKIYEQYYLAHTAYAIVPVNPKDGRSDTTPDDGRFDIYLHYNYRPWLGEKYNDTNTPKALLASGVKGFSYKALDNTIILQLCMTDIRLPINEASLEENIVCKRRAVL; via the coding sequence ATGAAAAAAGCATTTACATTATTAGAAATAGTGATAGTTATCGTAATAGTCGGTATTTTAGCATACTTCGGCGCAGAACTAACCGTAAAAATTTATAACGGCTATTTTCATTCAAGGACCATCAATTATTTGACTACTCAAACAGATTTAACCTTAGAAATAATTGCAAAAAGGCTTGAAAATAGAATACACCAATCCGTTATAAGCAGAACGTCTGGTACGGAATTCACTCATATTAGCTTCAGACCCACAAGCCATACTATAGCCAATAAAGACAATATCTTAGAGTGGATAAGCTATTCATATGAGAGCTTCCAAAATGGCGGTTGGAGTGGCTTTATTGATATTGATGGCCCAAATACCAATAAAACAGCTAGAACCATTTCAACTCCTGGAAGCAATCTCTGTTGCAAGACCGATACCGGCGAGCTATATAATTCAGCAAAATATACCATGGCTGATTTAACGGACACAAATGGAAAAAAAATAGATTTTTCTTCAAACTATACCGTTGGGATGATATTTCGCTCCAATGAAGTAACAGGCAATATTAAAAATAGTTTCGGCTTTGATCACTCTACTTTTGCTGCAAATAGTGTTGTAAAAGTAAAGGCAAAATCTGACGGTAGTCCAGTGCTTGAAGTGGATAGCGCAGATATAGGAAAAGTAAATAAAATTTATGAACAATACTATTTGGCTCACACCGCATACGCCATAGTACCAGTAAATCCAAAAGATGGAAGAAGTGATACAACCCCTGATGATGGTAGATTTGATATATACCTACACTACAATTACAGACCATGGCTAGGGGAAAAATATAATGACACAAATACCCCAAAAGCATTACTAGCAAGTGGAGTTAAAGGTTTTTCATATAAAGCCTTAGACAATACAATCATACTACAACTTTGTATGACTGATATAAGGTTGCCGATAAACGAGGCGTCACTAGAGGAAAATATAGTTTGTAAAAGAAGGGCGGTGCTATAA
- the raiA gene encoding ribosome-associated translation inhibitor RaiA → MNTSIVGKQFDLTDSIKEYIENAFEAILKYNLDIISGKCVVSADEKNGRKGFCVEFILNLAKKDTIVIRHKDKDLYACIDLAIDRASKVLRREHDKNTTIKNKDDEKAIRNAIANEACNEIDIDDIVPMELEIYKPLEIEEALFKLKSSDAQFYVFNDIDAKMRVLYKRSDGKFGLY, encoded by the coding sequence ATGAACACAAGTATTGTTGGGAAACAATTTGATCTAACCGATTCTATAAAGGAATACATAGAAAATGCCTTCGAAGCTATCCTAAAATACAATCTTGATATAATTTCAGGAAAGTGTGTCGTATCGGCGGACGAAAAAAATGGCAGAAAAGGCTTTTGTGTAGAATTTATCCTAAATTTGGCAAAAAAAGACACTATCGTCATTCGCCACAAAGATAAAGATTTATACGCTTGTATTGATCTTGCAATAGATCGAGCGTCAAAAGTTCTCCGCAGAGAGCACGATAAAAATACTACTATCAAAAATAAAGATGATGAAAAGGCTATCAGGAACGCTATCGCAAACGAAGCATGCAATGAAATAGATATTGACGACATCGTACCTATGGAACTTGAAATATATAAACCTCTTGAAATAGAGGAGGCACTATTCAAGCTAAAAAGCAGTGATGCACAGTTTTATGTATTTAATGATATAGATGCAAAAATGAGGGTTTTATATAAAAGGTCAGATGGTAAATTTGGACTATACTAA
- a CDS encoding response regulator has translation MTIEEQKFIQKILAELAQKAAQNSAKAANEGDFEKELKRAAEPVKTSKEPDVEGFKRTLAELGAAGYLSQMNEQKIQEKLRAKKEELMEALGLNTDMKKSLRDELEAVLDELLTKYEKELRASLQSNSLLEKQQALQNKNPSMLGSALLGIV, from the coding sequence ATGACGATCGAAGAGCAGAAATTTATCCAAAAGATTTTGGCCGAACTCGCGCAAAAAGCTGCGCAAAATAGCGCAAAAGCGGCAAATGAAGGCGACTTTGAAAAGGAGCTTAAAAGAGCTGCAGAGCCGGTGAAAACCTCCAAAGAGCCAGATGTGGAGGGCTTTAAAAGGACTCTTGCCGAACTTGGCGCGGCTGGATATTTATCGCAGATGAACGAACAAAAAATCCAAGAAAAACTAAGAGCCAAAAAAGAGGAGCTGATGGAAGCTCTGGGGCTAAATACCGATATGAAAAAAAGCCTAAGAGACGAGCTTGAAGCCGTGTTAGACGAGCTTTTGACTAAATATGAAAAAGAGCTACGAGCTAGTTTGCAAAGCAATTCTTTGCTAGAAAAACAGCAAGCTTTGCAAAATAAAAATCCATCAATGCTAGGCTCTGCTCTGCTGGGAATCGTGTAA
- the hemH gene encoding ferrochelatase, whose amino-acid sequence MRLILLLNMGGPNDLSEVEVFLKNMFNDPCILGIKSQLLRKFVAFAITKSRLKTAQNNYRQIGGKSPICELTARLCGKISHFLNGDETAAFAMNYTPPFAKDVLAEFAQASEIVVFPLYPHHSITTVTSSLNDFNKACRELNLQAKIKIVEPFFADDRYNEIIADCIEKSARNLNTDDITLVFSAHSLPQKIIDAGDIYEEHVKRHVQILTEILEKRGVKFKQTMLAYQSRLGPVKWLEPSLNQVLAELKDKKALIYPISFCIDNSETVFELSKEFKHIADELKFDFYDVAACPNDDDKFARFIADKAKE is encoded by the coding sequence ATGAGACTTATTTTGCTACTAAATATGGGCGGGCCAAACGACCTTAGCGAGGTTGAAGTCTTTTTAAAAAATATGTTTAACGACCCCTGTATTTTGGGGATAAAAAGCCAGCTCTTGCGTAAATTCGTTGCATTTGCGATAACAAAATCGCGCCTAAAAACCGCGCAAAATAACTACCGCCAAATCGGCGGCAAGTCGCCTATCTGCGAGCTTACGGCTAGGCTTTGCGGTAAAATTTCGCATTTTTTAAACGGCGACGAGACGGCGGCATTTGCGATGAATTATACGCCGCCTTTTGCAAAGGATGTTTTGGCCGAGTTTGCGCAGGCCTCGGAGATCGTCGTTTTTCCGCTATACCCGCATCACTCTATCACCACCGTGACATCAAGCCTAAACGACTTTAATAAGGCGTGCCGCGAGCTAAATTTACAAGCAAAAATAAAAATCGTCGAGCCGTTTTTTGCGGATGATAGATATAACGAAATCATCGCAGACTGTATCGAAAAAAGCGCGCGTAATCTAAATACGGACGATATAACGCTAGTATTTTCGGCGCACTCTTTGCCGCAAAAAATCATTGATGCAGGCGATATTTACGAGGAGCACGTCAAGCGGCACGTTCAAATCTTAACCGAAATTTTGGAAAAGAGAGGGGTTAAATTTAAGCAAACGATGCTGGCGTATCAGTCAAGACTAGGTCCCGTAAAATGGCTCGAACCCTCTCTAAACCAGGTATTAGCCGAGCTAAAAGATAAAAAAGCGCTCATCTATCCGATCTCGTTTTGTATCGATAACTCCGAAACCGTTTTTGAGCTATCAAAGGAATTTAAGCATATTGCAGACGAGCTAAAATTTGATTTTTACGATGTCGCGGCCTGCCCAAACGACGATGATAAATTTGCTAGATTTATCGCAGATAAAGCTAAGGAATAA
- a CDS encoding Gfo/Idh/MocA family oxidoreductase, with protein MKKKVAIIGFTGNAKIYYNELRRSENFELVGIFDGVQNHEICTRIPFYNNINDLLSSVKIDAIIVTDTHKHLNLIPKCLNFIKFIMLDPWLCKSGEIRELKYCFKPQNIGAYVAFTDRFNPVIASIKKELAKEREIFSLNISRGFNKGVNLQLEILQNVDLARFVTGSEVAFGNKISIQNEDKRSETDALFQLKFKNQTLASIHNSKRFKAERFTIEFAASGGVYFGDMSGLKLNKYTLEGQQNLKVYGDVSPAKALFAEFYQACCGAKSNLSTLEDALKAQEICE; from the coding sequence ATGAAGAAAAAAGTTGCGATCATAGGCTTTACGGGCAACGCCAAAATTTATTACAATGAGCTGCGTCGCTCGGAAAATTTCGAGCTGGTTGGAATATTTGACGGAGTGCAAAATCACGAAATTTGCACGCGAATACCGTTTTATAACAACATAAACGATCTTTTAAGCTCCGTTAAAATCGACGCCATAATCGTCACCGACACGCACAAGCACTTAAATTTAATACCAAAATGCCTAAATTTTATAAAATTTATCATGCTTGATCCGTGGCTTTGCAAATCAGGTGAGATAAGAGAATTAAAATACTGCTTTAAGCCCCAAAATATCGGTGCTTACGTAGCTTTTACGGATAGGTTTAATCCCGTGATCGCCTCGATAAAAAAGGAGCTCGCTAAAGAAAGGGAAATTTTCTCGCTAAATATCTCGCGCGGTTTTAACAAAGGCGTAAATTTACAGCTGGAAATTTTACAAAACGTCGATTTAGCAAGGTTTGTAACGGGTAGCGAAGTGGCGTTTGGCAACAAAATCTCCATCCAAAATGAAGATAAAAGAAGCGAAACCGATGCGCTTTTTCAGCTTAAATTTAAAAATCAAACCTTAGCCAGTATTCACAACTCAAAGCGATTTAAAGCCGAGCGATTTACGATCGAATTTGCTGCGAGCGGAGGCGTGTATTTTGGCGATATGTCGGGTCTAAAGTTAAACAAATATACGCTTGAGGGGCAGCAAAATTTGAAAGTTTACGGCGACGTTTCGCCGGCTAAAGCATTGTTTGCAGAGTTTTACCAGGCTTGTTGCGGTGCAAAAAGCAATCTAAGCACGCTTGAAGACGCGCTAAAGGCTCAGGAGATTTGCGAATGA
- the alaS gene encoding alanine--tRNA ligase, producing MDIREAYLNFFASKGHEIIPSAPLVPNDATLLFTNAGMVPFKSIFTGEVPRPTPPIRTSCQTCIRAGGKHNDLDNVGYTARHHTFFEMLGNFSFGEYFKKDAIAYAWEFVTQVLKLPKDRLYVTVHESDDEAFALWEQHIAKERIYRFGDHDNFWQMGDTGPCGPCSEIFYDQGGEHFNTPEDYMGGDGDRFLEIWNLVFMQYERSSDGKLTPLPKPSIDTGMGLERVTAIMEGKFSNYDSSLFMPLIEEVAKLCGKPYAYESGASYRVISDHIRSVTFLLAQGTTFDKEGRGYVLRRILRRAIRHGYLLGIKEPFMYRLVDKVCELMGGHYAYLNEKKAAVKEQIRLEEERFLATIASGLELFESELARTKDIFSGEAAFKLYDTFGFPLDLTADMLREKGLKVDEAKFDELMSEQKARAKAAWKGSGDKSAKGDFKALLEKFGENKFSGYEELERTSKVLALLDEDFKQTQILKAGEQGWAMFDVTPFYAQSGGQAGDSGEISGAADVLDTQKFFGLNLSNVAVKKELKIGDTVNLKVSEQRAEIARHHSATHLLHSALRSVLGTHIAQAGSSVEANRLRFDFSHPKAVTAEELTKIENFVNGAIAESIAAKTEIMDVEDAKKSGAIALFGEKYADKVRVLSFGEVSKELCGGTHVSNLSQIGAFFITKESGVSAGVRRIEAVCSKAALNLAKAWRGEIEELKTELKSAEPMNAVKKLKAEIKSLKDKSKQAKDAHALVAVNVNETKLCVAVLDGGDIKAVIDEFKNENEKAAILLVQVSEEGKIALAAGVKNAALKAGEWVKFTAQILGGNGGGKDDFATAGGKNVLAIDDAVRQALEFAKVKLEK from the coding sequence ATGGATATTAGAGAGGCTTATTTAAATTTTTTTGCAAGCAAAGGTCATGAGATCATACCGTCCGCGCCGCTGGTGCCAAACGACGCTACGCTGCTTTTTACAAACGCCGGTATGGTGCCGTTTAAGAGTATTTTCACCGGCGAAGTGCCGCGCCCTACTCCGCCGATCCGCACGAGCTGTCAGACCTGCATAAGAGCCGGCGGCAAGCACAACGACCTAGACAACGTCGGCTACACCGCGCGCCATCACACGTTTTTTGAGATGCTGGGAAATTTTAGCTTCGGCGAGTACTTCAAAAAAGACGCGATCGCGTATGCGTGGGAGTTTGTAACGCAGGTGCTAAAACTACCAAAAGACCGCCTATACGTCACCGTTCACGAGAGCGACGACGAGGCGTTTGCGCTGTGGGAGCAGCACATAGCAAAGGAGCGCATTTATAGATTCGGCGATCACGATAACTTCTGGCAGATGGGCGATACGGGACCGTGCGGACCGTGCAGCGAGATCTTTTACGACCAAGGCGGAGAGCACTTTAACACGCCCGAGGACTACATGGGGGGCGACGGCGACAGATTTCTTGAAATTTGGAACCTAGTCTTCATGCAGTACGAGCGCAGTAGCGACGGCAAGTTAACTCCGCTACCAAAACCGAGCATCGACACGGGCATGGGCCTTGAACGCGTCACGGCGATAATGGAAGGCAAATTTAGCAACTACGATAGCTCGCTTTTTATGCCTCTTATCGAAGAAGTCGCCAAGCTTTGCGGTAAGCCTTACGCATATGAGAGCGGCGCTAGCTACCGCGTCATCAGCGATCACATCCGCTCGGTGACTTTCCTGCTAGCTCAGGGCACTACATTTGACAAAGAGGGCCGCGGCTACGTGCTTCGCCGCATCCTACGCCGCGCGATCAGACACGGATATCTACTAGGTATAAAAGAGCCATTTATGTACCGTCTCGTCGATAAAGTCTGCGAGCTAATGGGCGGCCACTACGCCTACCTAAACGAGAAAAAGGCGGCGGTAAAAGAGCAAATAAGGCTCGAAGAAGAGAGATTTTTGGCCACGATAGCGAGCGGGCTCGAGCTTTTTGAAAGCGAGCTAGCGCGTACGAAAGATATTTTTAGCGGCGAAGCTGCGTTTAAGCTTTACGATACTTTCGGATTTCCGCTAGATCTCACGGCCGACATGCTGCGCGAAAAGGGGCTCAAAGTCGACGAAGCTAAATTTGACGAACTAATGAGCGAACAAAAGGCGCGCGCTAAAGCTGCTTGGAAAGGCAGCGGCGATAAGAGTGCAAAGGGCGATTTTAAGGCGCTTTTAGAGAAATTCGGCGAAAATAAATTTAGCGGCTACGAGGAGCTTGAGCGCACGAGCAAGGTTTTAGCGCTACTTGACGAGGACTTTAAGCAAACTCAAATTTTAAAAGCGGGCGAGCAAGGCTGGGCGATGTTTGACGTGACGCCTTTTTACGCCCAAAGCGGCGGCCAAGCGGGCGATAGCGGCGAGATCTCGGGTGCTGCCGACGTGCTAGATACGCAGAAGTTTTTCGGACTAAATTTATCAAACGTCGCGGTTAAAAAAGAGCTTAAAATCGGCGATACCGTAAATCTAAAAGTAAGCGAGCAAAGAGCCGAAATCGCTCGCCATCACAGCGCCACGCACCTGCTCCACTCTGCGCTTAGAAGTGTGCTAGGAACGCATATCGCGCAGGCCGGATCTAGCGTCGAGGCAAACAGACTCAGATTTGACTTCTCGCATCCAAAGGCAGTGACGGCGGAGGAGCTAACGAAGATCGAAAATTTCGTAAACGGAGCAATCGCCGAGAGTATCGCGGCAAAAACCGAGATAATGGACGTCGAGGACGCTAAAAAAAGCGGCGCGATCGCGCTATTTGGCGAAAAATACGCCGACAAAGTGCGCGTGCTAAGCTTCGGCGAGGTTAGCAAGGAGCTTTGTGGCGGTACGCATGTGAGCAATTTAAGCCAAATCGGCGCGTTTTTCATTACCAAAGAAAGCGGCGTGAGCGCGGGCGTGCGCAGGATCGAGGCCGTATGCTCTAAGGCCGCGCTAAATCTCGCAAAAGCCTGGCGCGGCGAGATAGAAGAGCTAAAAACCGAGCTAAAAAGCGCCGAGCCGATGAATGCTGTAAAAAAATTAAAAGCCGAGATAAAAAGCCTAAAAGATAAGAGCAAACAGGCCAAAGACGCGCACGCGCTTGTGGCGGTGAACGTAAACGAGACCAAGCTTTGCGTCGCGGTGCTTGACGGCGGCGATATAAAAGCCGTGATAGACGAGTTTAAAAACGAGAACGAAAAGGCGGCGATCCTGCTCGTGCAAGTAAGCGAAGAGGGCAAAATCGCTCTGGCAGCAGGCGTGAAAAATGCGGCTTTAAAAGCGGGCGAATGGGTTAAATTTACGGCGCAAATTTTAGGCGGAAACGGCGGCGGCAAGGACGATTTCGCAACCGCGGGCGGTAAAAACGTACTAGCGATCGATGATGCGGTTAGGCAGGCGTTAGAGTTTGCTAAAGTAAAGCTTGAAAAATAA
- a CDS encoding 3-isopropylmalate dehydratase encodes MPEFNIAFARIDNALPFVHILAVIVFIGFQANFLLMAKFFMKNLGNDAQSYETIISMMKRLGYAVYGSILIIGATGPMLAKESAAKTADPMLDTVLTTKWALYGFLLLNIIYVTYRLNKAVKAFKNSEYVELHENLIVTIYYFIPLNVAFALLATYLGIAYREF; translated from the coding sequence ATGCCTGAATTTAATATAGCTTTTGCAAGAATCGACAACGCCTTACCTTTCGTCCATATCCTTGCCGTTATCGTTTTTATCGGATTTCAGGCGAATTTTTTACTAATGGCTAAATTTTTTATGAAGAATTTAGGCAACGACGCGCAGAGCTACGAGACGATAATCTCGATGATGAAACGCCTAGGATACGCGGTTTACGGATCGATTTTAATTATAGGCGCAACAGGTCCGATGCTGGCTAAGGAAAGCGCGGCAAAAACCGCCGATCCTATGCTAGACACGGTTTTAACGACGAAGTGGGCTCTCTACGGCTTTTTGCTTCTAAATATAATTTATGTTACTTACCGTCTAAACAAGGCCGTAAAAGCATTTAAAAATAGCGAATACGTCGAGCTTCACGAGAATCTCATCGTTACGATTTATTATTTCATCCCGCTAAACGTCGCATTTGCGCTACTAGCGACGTATCTTGGCATAGCATATAGGGAGTTTTGA
- the maf gene encoding septum formation inhibitor Maf, translated as MIFLASSSQTRAKILKQSGINFEQIFFNYDEGGVDKNLPPHVYVQKIVAAKKEQFLKANSGAKNVVFADSVVVCDGKILGKAKDEKEAFKMLKMQSENTARIVTAMIFLGEKFELFNVSFAEYKFAKFDEADLQNYLSGDLWRGKAGAMTIENFNKKYILSQNGETSTAMGLNVKILKAFL; from the coding sequence ATGATTTTTTTGGCCTCAAGTTCGCAAACGCGGGCGAAAATTTTAAAGCAAAGCGGAATAAATTTCGAGCAAATCTTCTTTAACTACGACGAGGGCGGCGTAGATAAAAATTTACCGCCGCACGTCTACGTCCAAAAGATAGTCGCGGCAAAAAAAGAGCAGTTTTTAAAGGCAAACAGCGGCGCAAAAAACGTCGTTTTCGCCGATAGCGTCGTCGTATGCGACGGTAAAATTTTGGGCAAAGCAAAGGACGAAAAAGAAGCTTTTAAAATGCTAAAAATGCAAAGCGAAAATACCGCTAGGATCGTAACCGCGATGATATTTTTAGGCGAGAAGTTCGAGCTTTTTAACGTAAGCTTTGCCGAGTATAAATTTGCTAAATTTGACGAAGCCGACTTGCAAAACTACCTATCGGGCGATCTTTGGCGGGGCAAGGCAGGAGCCATGACGATAGAAAATTTCAACAAAAAATACATCCTAAGCCAAAACGGCGAAACTAGCACCGCAATGGGGCTAAACGTGAAAATTTTAAAGGCGTTTTTATGA
- a CDS encoding PBP1A family penicillin-binding protein: MRILASILFIIFVSLSAAFAYLYSQVTFDASNIIDFKPKLTTQIYDRNGELIANIFDENRIYVKYEDIPPRVIEALVAIEDTSFFEHGGVNPEAITRAIVKDIKAGKLVEGASTLTQQLVKNMVLTREKKLTRKLKEMIISMKLENELTKEQILERYLNHVYLGHGYHGIKTAAKGYFRKELDGLTLKEIAILVGLPKAPSTYDPTRHLDLSLSRANNVIARMNALGWISDAEYKAALVEQPVVFDDTLTQNKAPYIVDEVLKEASKRFEDIKTGGYVIETSVDLKVQDMASEALKYGYNEILKRNKDANASILNGAIVVTLPKTGEILALVGGVDYAKSSYNRATQSMRQPGSSFKPFIYQIALDMGYSPMSKAADISRVFNEGSQYEWRPKNYSGGFQGYITLREALRQSRNLATINLLDEIGLDTAYKKLTEMGFKNIPKNLSIALGSFGISPLEFAKFYSMFPNGGEIVEPSLIKRIINYQNLEAVFEPARVFVTEPEQAYLMTDMMRTVVERGTGQNARLNGVQVAGKTGTTNNNVDAWFCGFTPEVEVLVWYGNDDNTPMRKVEGGGRTAAPVFKKFMESYMKEYPLKQKTFIEPEGVFHTAHEGLAEIYTKISPVPKPDAQDMLIKQDDEGLIF; the protein is encoded by the coding sequence ATGAGAATTTTAGCTTCTATTTTGTTTATTATCTTTGTTTCGCTTAGCGCGGCGTTTGCGTATCTTTACTCGCAAGTTACCTTTGATGCGTCAAATATTATCGATTTTAAGCCAAAGCTCACGACTCAAATTTACGATAGAAACGGCGAACTCATCGCAAATATCTTTGACGAAAACAGGATCTACGTCAAGTACGAGGACATCCCGCCGCGCGTCATAGAGGCGCTAGTAGCGATCGAAGATACGAGCTTTTTTGAACACGGCGGCGTAAATCCCGAGGCCATCACGCGAGCTATCGTTAAGGACATAAAGGCGGGCAAACTAGTAGAGGGCGCTAGCACGCTCACGCAGCAGTTAGTTAAAAACATGGTATTAACCAGAGAAAAAAAGCTAACTCGTAAGCTAAAAGAGATGATCATCTCGATGAAACTGGAAAACGAGCTAACTAAAGAGCAAATTTTAGAGCGCTACCTAAATCACGTCTATCTAGGACACGGCTATCACGGTATAAAAACCGCGGCAAAAGGATACTTTAGAAAGGAGCTTGACGGGCTCACGCTAAAAGAGATCGCTATCCTAGTGGGCTTACCAAAGGCGCCTAGCACCTACGACCCGACCCGTCACCTAGATCTATCGCTTAGCCGCGCAAACAACGTCATAGCAAGGATGAACGCGCTAGGCTGGATCAGCGACGCAGAGTACAAAGCCGCGCTAGTCGAGCAGCCCGTAGTTTTTGACGACACCCTCACGCAAAACAAAGCCCCGTATATCGTGGACGAAGTGCTAAAAGAAGCCTCAAAGCGCTTTGAGGATATAAAAACCGGCGGCTACGTCATCGAAACTAGCGTCGATTTAAAGGTGCAAGATATGGCGTCCGAGGCGCTAAAATACGGTTACAACGAGATACTAAAACGTAACAAAGACGCAAACGCCAGTATCCTAAACGGCGCTATCGTCGTTACGCTACCTAAAACGGGCGAGATCCTCGCGCTAGTAGGCGGCGTAGACTACGCCAAAAGCAGCTACAACCGCGCCACGCAGAGTATGCGCCAGCCGGGCTCTAGCTTTAAGCCCTTTATCTATCAAATCGCCCTAGACATGGGCTACTCGCCGATGAGCAAGGCTGCTGATATATCAAGGGTCTTTAACGAAGGCAGTCAGTACGAGTGGCGACCGAAAAACTACAGCGGCGGCTTCCAGGGCTATATCACGCTGCGAGAGGCTCTGCGCCAGTCGCGCAACCTCGCTACGATAAATTTACTCGACGAGATCGGACTTGATACGGCTTATAAAAAGCTAACCGAGATGGGCTTTAAAAACATCCCTAAAAACCTCTCCATCGCGCTTGGTAGCTTCGGTATCTCGCCGTTAGAGTTTGCCAAATTTTACTCGATGTTTCCAAACGGCGGCGAGATCGTAGAGCCAAGCCTCATCAAACGCATTATAAACTATCAAAATTTAGAAGCCGTTTTCGAGCCTGCGCGCGTATTTGTTACGGAACCCGAGCAGGCATATCTGATGACTGATATGATGAGGACGGTCGTGGAGCGCGGCACCGGGCAAAACGCCAGGCTAAACGGCGTGCAAGTCGCGGGTAAAACGGGCACGACGAATAATAACGTCGATGCGTGGTTTTGCGGATTTACGCCCGAGGTCGAGGTGCTAGTGTGGTACGGCAACGACGATAATACGCCGATGAGAAAGGTCGAGGGCGGCGGACGCACGGCGGCTCCGGTGTTTAAGAAATTTATGGAAAGCTATATGAAGGAGTACCCGCTAAAACAAAAAACCTTCATCGAGCCAGAAGGCGTCTTTCATACCGCGCACGAGGGCTTAGCGGAGATCTATACGAAGATCTCGCCCGTACCTAAACCCGACGCCCAGGATATGCTAATAAAACAAGACGACGAGGGGCTGATTTTTTAG
- a CDS encoding MATE family efflux transporter, translating to MPNLASNEFARKLGPQRFFANADLVKLFLPIAIEQFLEYSVGLASSIMAANVGESAVSAVSLVEFVMALFISVFAAIATGGAVIAGQYLGSRQAGNARNAVNQLLWFSVILSLAVAALILAGKNFIFGTVFGNITQEVRRNADAYLTIVAFSLPFLAAYSAGAAIFRTMGNAKLPMYIMLAMNVLNVALTAVAIYTFKMGITGIAVPTLAARVLAAAIVVYLLLDIKLKLHIRKTLKYDFDLAMIKRILSIGVPYGFENGMFFLGRIVVLSLVTMFGTAAIAANAVGGTIAMFQVLPGMAIGMGLTVVISRCVGAGDFEQAKFYAKKVMITVYIAQLVSTAFVLLLLEPILRLYSLSPEAAAMTTQIVWWHGVMMVLIWPLAYTLPVVFRAAADAKYPMWVSIACMFVCRIALAYFFSLTLGLGMLGTWYAMFVDWAVKAVLFTRRYFNGKWTKFKAI from the coding sequence TTGCCGAATCTAGCCTCAAACGAGTTCGCGCGCAAGCTAGGGCCGCAAAGATTTTTTGCAAACGCCGATTTGGTCAAGCTGTTTTTGCCTATCGCGATCGAGCAGTTTTTGGAGTATTCGGTGGGGCTAGCTAGCTCGATAATGGCCGCAAACGTCGGCGAAAGCGCGGTCTCGGCCGTCTCGCTGGTGGAGTTTGTTATGGCGCTTTTTATCAGCGTTTTTGCCGCGATCGCGACCGGCGGTGCGGTCATCGCGGGGCAGTATCTTGGCTCAAGGCAAGCCGGCAACGCCAGAAACGCCGTAAATCAGCTACTTTGGTTTAGCGTCATCCTATCGCTCGCAGTCGCCGCGCTCATCTTGGCGGGCAAAAATTTCATATTCGGTACAGTATTTGGCAACATAACGCAAGAAGTCAGACGCAATGCGGACGCATATCTCACGATCGTCGCATTTTCACTGCCGTTTTTGGCGGCGTACTCGGCGGGCGCGGCGATATTTCGCACGATGGGTAATGCCAAACTGCCGATGTATATCATGCTTGCCATGAACGTGCTAAATGTCGCTCTTACCGCGGTTGCGATCTATACTTTTAAGATGGGCATCACGGGTATCGCCGTCCCTACGCTAGCGGCTAGAGTGCTAGCCGCCGCGATAGTCGTCTATTTGCTGCTCGACATTAAGCTTAAGCTACATATAAGAAAAACGCTAAAATACGACTTTGATCTAGCGATGATAAAGCGGATTTTAAGCATAGGCGTACCGTACGGATTTGAAAACGGTATGTTTTTCCTCGGGCGCATCGTTGTGCTAAGCCTCGTAACGATGTTCGGCACCGCCGCGATCGCCGCAAATGCCGTGGGCGGCACGATAGCGATGTTTCAGGTGCTACCGGGAATGGCGATCGGCATGGGACTAACCGTCGTGATCTCGCGCTGCGTTGGTGCGGGCGACTTCGAGCAGGCCAAATTTTATGCCAAAAAAGTCATGATCACCGTCTATATCGCTCAGTTGGTCAGCACGGCCTTCGTGCTGCTACTTTTGGAGCCTATTCTGCGACTTTATTCGCTCTCGCCCGAGGCCGCGGCGATGACGACGCAGATCGTGTGGTGGCACGGCGTCATGATGGTGCTCATCTGGCCGCTAGCCTACACCTTGCCCGTCGTTTTCCGCGCCGCCGCCGACGCGAAATATCCGATGTGGGTCAGCATCGCGTGCATGTTCGTCTGCCGCATTGCGCTGGCGTATTTTTTCAGCCTTACGCTAGGGCTTGGGATGCTAGGGACGTGGTATGCGATGTTTGTGGATTGGGCGGTCAAGGCAGTGCTTTTTACGCGCAGGTACTTTAACGGCAAATGGACTAAATTTAAAGCGATTTGA